A single Halarcobacter anaerophilus DNA region contains:
- a CDS encoding AzlC family ABC transporter permease: MKYEREIKSAFKISIPVMMGYSVLGFAFGLLLVSFDYAWYYAPVMSFFIYAGALQFVAINFFNLKAGLVDIAIASWFVNLRQSFYGLSLLKRFKKTGKLKPYLIFGLTDETYALLTTIKDDEQLKKRWYYFFLTAFNQFYWLVGSTLGALIGASVDFNTAGLEFSLTALFVVLCIEQYKNLKNKIPFLIGSFSSILAIIVVPSDKMLITSIFLSLFILFFFRKEVNKNE; this comes from the coding sequence TTGAAATATGAGAGGGAAATAAAGAGTGCCTTTAAAATATCTATTCCCGTAATGATGGGATATAGTGTTTTAGGTTTTGCTTTTGGACTGTTATTGGTATCTTTTGATTATGCTTGGTATTATGCTCCTGTTATGTCTTTTTTTATTTATGCAGGTGCTTTACAGTTTGTTGCTATAAATTTTTTTAATTTAAAAGCAGGTTTGGTTGATATAGCTATAGCCTCTTGGTTTGTAAATTTAAGACAATCTTTTTACGGCTTGTCTCTTCTTAAAAGATTTAAAAAAACTGGTAAACTAAAACCTTATTTGATTTTTGGATTGACAGATGAAACATATGCTTTATTAACAACTATAAAAGATGATGAACAATTAAAAAAAAGATGGTATTACTTTTTTTTAACTGCATTTAATCAATTTTATTGGCTTGTTGGTTCAACTTTAGGAGCCCTAATCGGAGCTAGTGTAGATTTTAACACGGCAGGATTGGAGTTTTCTCTAACAGCGCTTTTTGTTGTTTTATGTATAGAACAGTATAAAAATTTAAAAAATAAAATACCTTTTTTAATAGGGTCATTTTCTTCAATTTTAGCGATAATAGTAGTTCCAAGCGATAAAATGCTTATAACTTCTATTTTTTTATCTTTGTTTATTTTATTCTTTTTTAGAAAAGAGGTTAATAAAAATGAGTGA
- the plsX gene encoding phosphate acyltransferase PlsX: MLKIAIDAMGGDFGPEPIMEGLILALRNNNNFTAIAVGDEEQLKPLIPNYLSSRIKIVHTEDVISMSDSATDALKRKESTIYKAIELVKEGEADAVVSAGHSGATMSLATLRIGRIKGVSRPAIATLMPTSENQNTLVLDVGANVDCEAKNLYEFAVMGQVYVQDVMQLDEPLIGLLSNGEEESKGNEVTKEAFKLISKVPNFAGNVEGSDVFKGTVDVVVCDGFIGNILLKTAEGVAETISKIIKKSLKRSLISIAGAVLMRKVFKKLKVRVDYAEYGGAPLLGVKAPVIIAHGKSNPKAIQNAVFQAINSASSNLNNDIEERLKKYSS, encoded by the coding sequence ATGCTTAAAATAGCAATCGATGCGATGGGTGGGGACTTTGGTCCCGAACCTATCATGGAGGGGTTAATTTTAGCCCTAAGAAACAATAATAACTTCACCGCTATTGCAGTAGGTGATGAAGAACAATTAAAACCTTTAATTCCCAATTACCTTTCAAGCAGAATTAAAATAGTACATACCGAAGATGTAATCAGTATGTCAGATTCAGCTACAGATGCACTTAAAAGAAAAGAATCTACAATTTACAAAGCAATTGAATTAGTAAAAGAAGGAGAAGCTGATGCCGTAGTATCAGCCGGTCATTCGGGTGCGACTATGTCTTTGGCAACACTTAGAATAGGAAGAATCAAAGGGGTAAGCAGACCTGCAATTGCAACACTAATGCCTACAAGCGAAAATCAAAATACTTTGGTACTTGATGTGGGTGCAAATGTAGATTGTGAAGCAAAAAATCTTTATGAATTTGCCGTAATGGGGCAAGTTTACGTACAAGATGTCATGCAACTTGATGAACCCTTAATCGGACTTTTAAGTAACGGTGAAGAAGAGAGTAAAGGAAATGAAGTTACAAAAGAGGCATTTAAACTGATCTCAAAAGTACCGAATTTTGCAGGAAATGTAGAAGGAAGTGATGTATTTAAAGGGACAGTAGATGTTGTTGTTTGTGATGGATTTATTGGTAATATTTTACTAAAAACTGCCGAAGGTGTAGCAGAAACAATAAGTAAAATTATTAAAAAAAGTTTAAAAAGATCTCTTATCTCAATTGCCGGCGCAGTATTGATGAGAAAAGTATTTAAAAAATTAAAAGTTAGGGTTGATTATGCAGAGTACGGCGGTGCTCCTCTTCTTGGAGTAAAAGCACCTGTAATTATTGCTCACGGAAAATCAAATCCTAAAGCTATACAAAATGCAGTTTTCCAAGCAATTAACAGTGCAAGCTCTAATTTAAACAATGATATTGAAGAGAGATTAAAAAAATATAGTTCATAA
- a CDS encoding branched-chain amino acid transporter permease has protein sequence MSDIQLLLAIAVMSLVNIFTRAFPFLFFTKKELPSSLLFIEKFFPATIMTILIFYSIKDINFLAYPYGLKELFAIVVTVILHLSLKNYLISIFFGTIFYMGLVQFL, from the coding sequence ATGAGTGATATTCAGTTGCTATTAGCTATTGCTGTTATGAGTTTGGTAAATATTTTTACAAGGGCTTTCCCTTTTCTTTTTTTTACGAAAAAAGAGTTGCCTTCTTCTTTGCTTTTTATAGAGAAATTTTTTCCCGCAACTATTATGACAATACTTATTTTTTATTCAATAAAAGATATAAATTTTTTAGCATATCCTTACGGATTAAAAGAGCTTTTTGCTATTGTTGTTACTGTTATTTTGCATCTTAGTTTAAAAAACTATTTGATTTCAATATTCTTTGGGACTATATTTTATATGGGATTGGTTCAATTTTTATAA
- a CDS encoding beta-ketoacyl-ACP synthase III, with amino-acid sequence MAYAAFRSIGAYIPPKIMTNFDFEKMIDTSDEWITKRTGIKERRVAEDNEASSDLGVRAAQQAIQRAGISKEDIDLVICATVTPDYLCMPSTACLIASKLGLPEVQAFDISAACTGFVYATSVAKAFIESGMKKTVLIIGAEKYSSILDYTDRTTCFLFGDGAGAAILSATDKKEEAIIDINCLSDGNHDDLIQTPGGGSKNPCSQEVVDNKMACIKMKGNETFKLAVKTLTSDVKKLLEKNNLTNENINHFIPHQANYRIIKAVGDALNLSEEQIILTIQKYGNTSAASIPMAMNDAYEEGRIKAGDIILFDAFGSGLTWGSAIFPFSPNK; translated from the coding sequence ATGGCGTATGCAGCATTTAGATCAATTGGAGCTTATATCCCTCCTAAAATAATGACAAATTTTGATTTTGAGAAGATGATTGATACCTCTGATGAATGGATTACCAAAAGAACTGGTATAAAAGAAAGAAGAGTGGCAGAAGATAATGAAGCTTCATCAGATTTAGGAGTAAGAGCAGCTCAACAAGCAATACAAAGAGCAGGAATATCAAAAGAGGATATAGATTTAGTAATCTGTGCAACCGTAACTCCTGACTATTTATGTATGCCTTCAACTGCTTGTTTAATAGCTTCAAAACTTGGATTACCTGAAGTTCAAGCTTTTGATATAAGTGCTGCTTGTACGGGATTTGTTTATGCAACTTCAGTGGCAAAAGCTTTTATTGAATCGGGAATGAAAAAAACGGTTTTAATAATCGGAGCCGAAAAATACAGTTCAATTTTGGATTATACGGATAGAACTACTTGTTTTCTTTTTGGAGACGGTGCGGGTGCCGCAATTTTATCTGCAACAGATAAAAAAGAAGAAGCAATTATAGATATAAACTGTTTAAGTGACGGTAATCATGATGATTTAATCCAAACTCCGGGTGGAGGAAGTAAAAATCCTTGTTCTCAAGAAGTTGTTGATAATAAAATGGCTTGTATAAAAATGAAAGGTAACGAAACTTTCAAACTTGCCGTTAAAACTTTGACTTCGGATGTAAAAAAATTATTAGAAAAAAATAACTTAACAAATGAAAATATTAATCATTTTATTCCTCATCAAGCTAATTATAGAATTATAAAAGCCGTGGGAGATGCGTTAAATCTTTCAGAAGAACAGATAATTTTAACAATTCAAAAATATGGAAACACTTCAGCTGCTTCAATTCCAATGGCAATGAATGATGCTTATGAAGAAGGAAGAATCAAAGCAGGAGATATTATACTTTTTGATGCATTTGGTTCAGGACTTACTTGGGGAAGTGCAATTTTCCCATTCTCACCAAACAAATAA